Part of the Montipora foliosa isolate CH-2021 chromosome 13, ASM3666993v2, whole genome shotgun sequence genome is shown below.
CACCTACTCTGACAGACCCACCTCGCATAGCATCCATTTCCTTCAATCAAATGGTTGCTCAAGAAGATGTGGTGCTGCTCATGCATTGCACGGCTCATGGTAATCCAGAACCAATCATCACCTGGACGAGGCTGTCTGATAACTGTATTAATTTTGTCAGGATGCCTCTGAACATCACTGGGAAACAGGATGAAGGGGGCTACAGATGCACTGCTTACAATGGAATTGGAAATGCGACCACTTCTGATGTCTTCATTACTGTTCGATGTAAGTCTCTATTATCAATGCACAATAACGTATGTTGTAACATGGTGGTGTCTGATGGCATATTGCGTCACCATATTCCGTCACAAACAATCTGCTGCTCATGAGTTCAGTCGTTTCTTCTCAGAGGGAATACTTGAACATGATTGGGCAAGAAAAATCAAGCGTACATTCGGTGGTCATCTTTATATATAGAAACCAGTGAAGGGAATCAGAGTGGGCTGTCAATCACAGTGCAGTAATGATCCTTTGACATGTCCTACAACAGTGAAAAACCAGACAGTTGATTGTAATTTTAGTTTGCTTGCACTGTTACAAAGGCCGCATCGAGAAAAGAGGAGCAATGGCCTAGATGTCTACATTCATTTAAGATTTATTGCAAACTTACAACTTAGTGCTGATTATCTAAGCTGTTACTAAAGCGGATTTGGTCTGAGTGCGTCTGAAATGGCAGTTTCCCTGACTTCTACCTTTAAAGGAGCCAGTCATTAGTAGGGACGTTCCCCCTTTTTCagaattttgtttcattcaaacTTTGTTCGAACTTCAAACTGCTAACTATGTACTTAACGTAGCTGCGGACAGTAGCGAGGTTTGGTTCCCTGCGTTTTGCTGCTACAATGTACCATTCTTGAGTTAGCATCTTGAGTTAAACGTTTTGACACGTCTTTTTTATTGTATGATTTTATTATAGTCTACAGTCCCATTAACACAGTCTTCTCATCAAGTTTGACCAAAAACAAAGTTCACGTTAAAGTTAACTTTACCCTCATGTGCAACGCTGATGCAAATCCATCTGCAAGATATAGCTTGTACAAAGGGCAGAAAAGCTTGGAGGAAAATAGCAATGGCTCTTATCAAAGATATAATACTAACAGAATAAAGCAGTTGACCTACATATGCATTCCATTCAATTTCTTTGGTgatggaccctcaaagacaatcAATGTCACAGTTTACTGTAAGTGGTGTATGCATCGATTGTTTATATAAAATTATACTTTCCTTGACTCGTATGTTTCATCACTATAACAATGATGTAAGAGACTGTGCCGGAGAatattgttatctgtgtctctagagactTATTGCGAGGAGGTTGCAAGTCAggaatacatgtattttgcagTTCTGTTGCATGCAATTGGAgtggtaaaaacaaaacttataTTAGGACTAGTCTTCAAACACAACATGAAATTTGCTAATGTCTTTTTAATAGACCCACCAAAAATAACATCCATTTCCTTAAATCAAACGGTTGCTGTGGGAGATGTGGTGGTACTCAATTGCACAGCTGATGGTAATCCGAAACCAAACATTACGTGGACCAGGCTGTCTAATCACAATATTGTCAGCATGCTCCTGGACATCACAGGGAAACAGAATGAAGGGGGCTACGGATGCACTGCTCACAACGGAATTGGAAATGTGGTCGCTTCTGATGTCTTTATTGCTGTTCAATGTAAGCCTATATTATTAATCCACAATACAGTCTTTCGTAATTTTAGTTGTTGTTTTTCATTATTCTCCTGTCCATCCACTCTTGGTTTCAAAGATGGCTTGCGACCAGCTGTTTGTACTGATGATGTTTTTATCTTTGACTTGCGTCTCGATATTGAAGTTGGTTGTACTCTAA
Proteins encoded:
- the LOC137981946 gene encoding protein CEPU-1-like; protein product: MIGYSLSSEKRDVEDPPRIASISFNQMVAQEDVVLLMHCTAHGNPEPIITWTRLSDNCINFVRMPLNITGKQDEGGYRCTAYNGIGNATTSDVFITVRFYSPINTVFSSSLTKNKVHVKVNFTLMCNADANPSARYSLYKGQKSLEENSNGSYQRYNTNRIKQLTYICIPFNFFGDGPSKTINVTVYCKWCMHRLFI